Proteins encoded by one window of Anaeromyxobacter diazotrophicus:
- a CDS encoding HEAT repeat domain-containing protein — protein MNRPLPLGLSQDDQRRLGEVEALAGRGAVPELVQRLSDPSWAVRRGVVDALARLGDPAVEPLCAALAGDRGDEALLAAAVDALAASRGEVDGPVGRLAEHADPHVVADAAQILGRRRSGKAVPILTRLAAHADDNVAVAALEALGRIGGTAAVDALLSTVAGGNFFRTFPALEVLGRSGDPRAIAPLARLLDSTFYAPEAARALGHTGLAAAVPPLAAQLHRGPEALVRAAAVALADLHDAQRRQYGSGQGAEKALRSAALPQLAASRLAQSVPGATPDEQRALARVLGWLGSPEASATLLGLLEVAPEPAAEGLRSVGHDADRQLGEAVRLGDSARRKLLLPLLVGRAHALEHALLCLDDPAPEVRAAAAEVLSSLREPAAVPVLFAHLGDPDLGAARAVVGAVESIASAETEQLALAAARSPDPRVRHAALGVVAYFGFSGGLQVMEEALAAGDERLRDAALAGLPYLDEPRAQELLLAAAEHPSPRTRASAMRALGQTAGAPAALAALRRGVGDPDPWVAYYACQALGKQRDEAAAGQLVAAARHPSGQVRVAAVEALAHLASEAAGAALRAAASSSDQDIRRAALQGLGASRAPGALPTLLAAAGAGDRATRVVALTALADRDEPEVLPVLAQAAADRDEEVRAAAVARLAEWRNAGGTHVLIGLLGNPAARERALEALSLPTPGRIAGLLSALEVADGELPPLLVSALARMDRPDARAAIVSAVELGGPATRAAAVEAVGALDLADGREALARAAERDPDPGVRRLAAAALAR, from the coding sequence GTGAACCGGCCCCTCCCGCTCGGGCTGTCGCAGGACGACCAGCGCCGGCTGGGCGAGGTGGAGGCGCTCGCCGGGCGCGGGGCGGTGCCCGAGCTGGTGCAGCGCCTCTCCGACCCGAGCTGGGCGGTCCGGCGCGGCGTCGTCGACGCGCTGGCGAGGCTGGGAGATCCCGCCGTGGAGCCGCTCTGCGCCGCGCTCGCGGGGGACCGGGGGGACGAGGCGCTCCTGGCGGCCGCCGTCGACGCGCTCGCGGCCAGCCGCGGCGAGGTCGACGGCCCGGTCGGCCGGCTCGCCGAGCACGCCGACCCGCACGTGGTGGCCGACGCGGCGCAGATCCTGGGCCGGCGCCGCAGCGGGAAGGCGGTGCCGATCCTGACCCGCCTCGCCGCGCACGCCGACGACAACGTGGCGGTGGCGGCCCTGGAGGCCCTGGGCCGCATCGGCGGCACGGCGGCGGTCGACGCGCTCCTCTCCACGGTGGCCGGGGGCAACTTCTTCCGGACCTTCCCGGCGCTGGAGGTGCTCGGACGCAGCGGGGATCCGCGCGCGATCGCGCCGCTCGCCAGGCTGCTCGACAGCACCTTCTACGCCCCGGAGGCCGCGCGCGCGCTCGGACACACCGGCCTCGCCGCGGCGGTCCCGCCGCTGGCGGCCCAGCTCCACCGCGGTCCGGAGGCGCTGGTGCGCGCCGCCGCCGTCGCCCTGGCCGACTTGCACGACGCGCAGCGCCGGCAGTACGGCTCGGGGCAGGGCGCGGAGAAGGCGCTCCGGTCGGCCGCGCTCCCGCAGCTGGCCGCGAGCCGGCTGGCGCAGTCCGTCCCCGGCGCCACCCCCGACGAGCAGCGCGCGCTGGCGCGCGTGCTCGGCTGGCTCGGGTCGCCGGAGGCGAGCGCGACGCTGCTCGGGCTGCTCGAGGTCGCGCCCGAGCCGGCGGCCGAGGGCCTGCGCTCGGTCGGGCACGACGCCGATCGGCAGCTCGGGGAGGCGGTCCGCCTCGGCGACAGCGCCCGCCGGAAGCTGCTCCTGCCCCTGCTGGTGGGGCGGGCGCACGCGCTGGAGCACGCCCTGCTCTGCCTCGACGACCCGGCGCCCGAGGTCCGCGCCGCGGCCGCCGAGGTGCTGAGCAGCCTGCGCGAGCCCGCCGCGGTCCCCGTGCTCTTCGCGCACCTGGGCGACCCGGACCTGGGCGCCGCGCGGGCCGTGGTGGGGGCCGTCGAGTCCATCGCCAGCGCCGAGACCGAGCAGCTCGCGCTGGCGGCGGCGCGCTCGCCCGACCCGCGCGTCCGCCACGCCGCGCTGGGCGTGGTCGCCTACTTCGGGTTCTCCGGCGGGCTGCAGGTCATGGAGGAGGCGCTCGCGGCCGGGGACGAGCGCCTGCGCGACGCCGCGCTGGCAGGCCTGCCGTACCTGGACGAGCCGCGGGCGCAGGAGCTGCTGCTCGCCGCCGCGGAGCACCCGTCGCCGCGCACCCGCGCCTCGGCCATGCGCGCGCTGGGGCAGACCGCCGGCGCGCCGGCCGCGCTGGCGGCCCTGCGGCGCGGCGTCGGCGACCCGGACCCGTGGGTCGCGTACTACGCGTGCCAGGCGCTGGGGAAGCAGCGGGACGAGGCGGCCGCGGGGCAGCTCGTCGCCGCGGCCCGCCACCCCTCGGGCCAGGTGCGGGTCGCCGCGGTGGAGGCGCTGGCGCACCTCGCCTCGGAGGCCGCGGGCGCGGCGCTGCGGGCCGCGGCGAGCTCGAGCGACCAGGACATCAGGCGCGCCGCGCTGCAGGGCCTCGGCGCGTCGCGCGCGCCGGGCGCGCTCCCGACGCTGCTCGCCGCCGCCGGCGCGGGCGACCGCGCCACGCGGGTGGTGGCCCTGACCGCGCTGGCCGACCGCGACGAGCCGGAGGTGCTGCCGGTGCTGGCGCAGGCCGCGGCCGACCGGGACGAGGAGGTGCGCGCGGCGGCCGTGGCGCGCCTGGCCGAGTGGCGCAACGCCGGAGGGACGCACGTCCTCATCGGGCTGCTCGGCAACCCCGCCGCGCGCGAGCGCGCCCTCGAGGCGCTCTCCCTGCCGACGCCGGGGCGCATCGCGGGGCTCCTCTCGGCGCTCGAGGTGGCCGACGGCGAGCTGCCGCCGCTGCTCGTCTCGGCCCTGGCGCGCATGGATCGTCCCGACGCGCGCGCCGCCATCGTGAGCGCGGTCGAGCTGGGTGGCCCGGCCACCCGGGCCGCGGCGGTGGAGGCGGTGGGCGCGCTCGACCTCGCCGACGGGCGGGAGGCGCTGGCGCGGGCCGCGGAGCGTGACCCCGACCCGGGCGTGCGCCGGCTCGCCGCGGCCGCCCTCGCTCGCTGA
- a CDS encoding CheR family methyltransferase produces the protein MPALTVHPQVLSLLAGLVEDRAGLHYGLDDRALLAEKVVPRALDRGFGSLLDYYYFLRYDPAGDAELDRLVEALCVHESYFFREVQPLRVAVEEVLAPAIRAGRRPRVWCAAAAQGEEPLTLAMLLDERGWLGQVELEATDVSLRALERARAGVFGQRALRALPAGVLGRWLEPQGQGAVARRELVEAVRWRRLNLMDAAAVRAMGPVELLLCRNVIIYFADETVRRLVRSLGEALAPGGALVVGASESLLRFGSALACEERGGVFLYRAAR, from the coding sequence ATGCCCGCGCTCACGGTCCATCCCCAGGTGCTGAGCCTCCTGGCCGGCCTCGTCGAGGACCGCGCCGGGCTGCACTACGGCCTCGACGACCGCGCGCTGCTGGCGGAGAAGGTGGTCCCGCGCGCGCTCGACCGCGGCTTCGGCTCGCTCCTCGACTACTACTACTTCCTCCGCTACGACCCGGCGGGCGACGCCGAGCTGGACCGGCTGGTGGAGGCGCTCTGCGTCCACGAGAGCTACTTCTTCCGCGAGGTCCAGCCCCTGCGGGTGGCGGTGGAGGAGGTCCTCGCCCCGGCGATCCGGGCCGGCCGCCGGCCGCGGGTGTGGTGCGCGGCGGCGGCGCAGGGCGAGGAGCCTCTCACGCTGGCGATGCTGCTCGACGAGCGCGGGTGGCTCGGGCAGGTCGAGCTGGAGGCGACCGACGTCAGCCTCCGCGCGCTGGAGCGGGCGCGGGCGGGCGTTTTCGGCCAGCGCGCCCTGCGCGCGCTGCCGGCGGGCGTGCTGGGCCGGTGGCTCGAGCCGCAGGGGCAGGGGGCGGTGGCCCGGCGCGAGCTGGTGGAGGCGGTGCGCTGGCGGCGCCTCAACCTGATGGACGCGGCGGCGGTGCGCGCCATGGGGCCGGTCGAGCTCCTGCTCTGCCGGAACGTCATCATCTACTTCGCGGACGAGACGGTGCGGCGCCTCGTGCGCAGCCTGGGCGAGGCGCTGGCGCCCGGCGGGGCGCTGGTGGTCGGCGCCTCCGAGTCGCTCCTCCGGTTCGGCAGCGCGCTCGCCTGCGAGGAGCGGGGCGGGGTCTTCCTGTACCGGGCGGCGCGATGA